A portion of the Bacillus thuringiensis genome contains these proteins:
- a CDS encoding proline dehydrogenase family protein, with protein MEQLMRNSFLFLSKNKALTKLAKKYGLRFGAGRFVAGETIELATAAIKALNKQGLCVTIDYLGEFVDNEAEANEMASESIEAIRAIGREGLNSQLSLKMTSMGLDISDEIVMNNMRRILEAGKENGVFITIDMEDYTRCGKTIEIFKQLKSEYDNIGTVIQAYLYRTEKDMEELNAYSPNLRLVKGAYKEPEEVAFPDKKDVDDNYKKIIKMHLLNGNYTAIASHDEAIIEYTKKLAEEHNIPRDQFEFQMLYGIRNERQLELVKEGYKMRVYVPYGNDWYGYFMRRLAERPANVAFVLKGMVKK; from the coding sequence ATGGAACAATTAATGCGAAATTCGTTTCTTTTCTTGTCAAAAAATAAAGCGCTAACAAAACTGGCTAAAAAGTACGGTTTGCGCTTTGGTGCAGGTCGCTTCGTCGCAGGGGAGACGATTGAATTGGCGACAGCTGCAATTAAAGCATTAAATAAGCAAGGTCTTTGTGTAACGATCGATTATTTAGGTGAATTCGTTGATAACGAAGCGGAAGCAAATGAAATGGCTAGCGAATCGATTGAAGCGATTCGTGCAATTGGAAGAGAAGGTCTTAATTCGCAGCTTTCTTTAAAAATGACTTCTATGGGATTAGATATCTCTGATGAAATCGTAATGAACAATATGCGCCGTATTTTAGAAGCTGGAAAAGAAAATGGTGTGTTTATTACAATTGATATGGAAGACTATACGCGCTGCGGGAAAACAATTGAGATCTTTAAACAATTAAAATCTGAATACGATAATATTGGTACAGTTATTCAAGCTTACCTATATCGTACAGAAAAAGATATGGAAGAATTAAATGCTTATAGTCCGAATTTACGTCTTGTAAAAGGGGCTTATAAAGAACCTGAAGAAGTGGCGTTCCCGGACAAGAAAGATGTAGATGACAATTATAAAAAAATTATTAAAATGCACTTATTAAATGGGAATTATACTGCAATTGCTTCACATGACGAAGCGATTATTGAATATACGAAAAAACTTGCCGAAGAACACAACATTCCAAGGGATCAATTTGAATTCCAAATGTTATATGGTATTCGTAATGAGCGTCAACTTGAGCTAGTAAAAGAAGGTTACAAAATGCGTGTTTACGTACCTTATGGAAATGACTGGTATGGCTACTTTATGCGTCGTCTAGCAGAGCGTCCAGCAAACGTTGCGTTCGTGTTAAAAGGTATGGTTAAAAAATAA
- a CDS encoding MTH1187 family thiamine-binding protein, with amino-acid sequence MAIVDVSIIPVGTGNPSVSEYVAEVQKVLEKNANRVKYQLTPMNTVIEGDLPVILEVIQQMHEVPYTKGAQRVATTIRIDDRRDKVSTMEKKLNSVRSKL; translated from the coding sequence ATGGCAATTGTTGACGTATCGATTATTCCGGTAGGAACAGGTAATCCAAGTGTTAGTGAATATGTAGCAGAAGTACAAAAGGTGCTAGAGAAAAATGCAAATCGCGTGAAGTATCAACTAACACCGATGAATACAGTTATTGAAGGAGATCTTCCTGTTATTCTAGAAGTAATTCAACAAATGCATGAAGTGCCTTATACGAAAGGTGCACAGCGTGTTGCAACAACAATTCGTATTGATGATCGTCGTGATAAAGTAAGCACAATGGAGAAGAAATTAAACTCTGTTCGATCAAAATTATAA
- a CDS encoding D-alanyl-D-alanine carboxypeptidase family protein, protein MKRTIVMIVMIATLFTGMIFFSYAQRQQAVRADQPNITGQYGVTIDANTGEILYGKREDERSYPASIAKMMTTLLLLENVKEDEEITVTENAIKTESQSKKIKLRAGEKLKRDEALKLMLIISADPIAESIAEHIAGSKNEFVKMMNARAKELGTKHATFKNASGADAIGNKVSPYDIAIITKEALKYPVVLEYMNSTRTTLHTSERSPNIANYGREELYDDPYAIGSKSGLSALGKYTVVTVDEKDGKRVINVVLSSSRTQLYPDTKKMAHYAFQQLK, encoded by the coding sequence ATGAAACGAACAATAGTTATGATTGTAATGATTGCTACACTATTTACAGGGATGATTTTCTTCTCTTATGCACAAAGGCAACAAGCTGTAAGAGCTGATCAACCTAACATTACTGGGCAATATGGGGTTACAATCGATGCAAACACAGGTGAAATTTTGTATGGGAAACGCGAAGACGAACGTTCTTATCCGGCTAGTATAGCCAAAATGATGACAACCCTTCTTTTACTAGAGAATGTAAAAGAAGATGAAGAAATTACGGTTACAGAAAATGCAATTAAAACAGAAAGTCAAAGCAAGAAAATTAAACTTCGTGCTGGAGAAAAATTAAAGCGTGATGAGGCATTAAAACTTATGCTTATCATTAGTGCAGATCCAATAGCTGAATCAATTGCAGAACATATTGCAGGATCAAAAAATGAATTTGTGAAAATGATGAATGCTAGAGCGAAGGAACTTGGTACAAAGCATGCGACTTTCAAGAACGCAAGTGGTGCTGATGCAATTGGGAATAAAGTATCACCATATGACATTGCTATTATTACGAAAGAAGCATTAAAGTATCCAGTTGTTTTAGAATATATGAATTCAACACGTACAACTCTACATACTTCAGAACGCTCTCCAAACATCGCAAACTATGGACGAGAAGAACTATATGACGATCCATATGCGATTGGAAGTAAAAGCGGTCTATCAGCACTCGGCAAATATACGGTCGTAACAGTGGATGAAAAAGACGGTAAACGCGTCATTAATGTTGTATTATCTTCTTCTCGCACGCAACTATACCCTGATACGAAAAAAATGGCACATTACGCATTTCAGCAATTAAAATAA
- a CDS encoding YuzL family protein, translating into MAKLKKNPSKAGISAASVTGNAGPHNHGVEKGRQGNNQQYKKHNMGEK; encoded by the coding sequence ATGGCAAAACTTAAGAAGAACCCTTCAAAGGCTGGAATTAGTGCGGCTAGTGTAACTGGAAACGCAGGTCCACATAATCACGGTGTTGAAAAAGGACGCCAAGGTAATAACCAACAATATAAGAAGCATAATATGGGCGAAAAATAA
- a CDS encoding MFS transporter → MGKDLNFRVYILAIAAFVVGTVELIIGGTLDLVANDLGVSISAAGQLITIFSVVFALSGPVLLALTGKFERKTLYVGALSIFLIGNIISAFSVNYGMLMFSRVICAASGSLIIALSVTLASSVVEPHFRARAIGIIFMGISGSLVLGVPLGLVLGNAYGWRAPFVLISVLTVMAIACISLFLTKVPPTSVLSIKEQLATLKDKKIVSAQLTSFLFLTGHLTLYAYLTPFLKDVMHVEANWISVFYFIFGIAAVIGGGFGGWLADKWGSKKSIISIIIVFACAIFILPLMTFSFPLFIIMMGLWSMLSWAISPAQQNYLIEIAPESAGIQQGLNNSALHLGIALGSTVGGVVIEKSSVIYNAWVGGSFIILALLCAIFSITRGRSTQFVKEESIV, encoded by the coding sequence GTGGGGAAAGACTTGAATTTTCGTGTGTATATTTTAGCTATCGCGGCTTTCGTAGTCGGAACGGTTGAGCTAATTATAGGAGGAACGCTCGATTTAGTTGCCAATGATTTAGGAGTATCTATTAGCGCAGCTGGTCAGCTTATAACAATATTTTCGGTAGTATTTGCTTTGTCAGGTCCAGTTTTATTAGCTTTGACAGGGAAGTTTGAAAGAAAAACATTGTATGTTGGAGCATTATCGATTTTCTTAATCGGAAATATTATTTCGGCATTTAGTGTGAATTACGGAATGCTAATGTTCTCAAGGGTTATTTGTGCGGCGAGTGGTTCATTAATTATTGCACTATCTGTAACACTTGCGTCTAGTGTAGTAGAACCGCATTTTCGTGCGCGTGCAATTGGAATCATTTTTATGGGAATTAGTGGATCACTTGTACTTGGAGTACCGCTTGGTCTTGTACTCGGAAATGCATACGGATGGCGTGCACCATTTGTGTTAATTTCGGTATTAACAGTTATGGCAATTGCTTGTATTTCATTGTTCTTAACGAAAGTACCACCGACATCGGTATTATCAATAAAAGAACAACTTGCTACTTTAAAAGATAAAAAAATTGTAAGTGCACAGTTAACATCATTTTTGTTTTTAACGGGGCATTTAACATTGTATGCATATTTAACACCGTTTTTAAAAGATGTTATGCATGTTGAAGCAAATTGGATTAGTGTGTTTTACTTCATTTTCGGAATCGCAGCAGTAATCGGCGGTGGATTCGGTGGATGGCTTGCTGATAAATGGGGATCGAAGAAAAGTATTATCTCGATTATTATCGTATTTGCATGTGCAATCTTCATATTGCCATTAATGACATTCTCATTCCCTCTCTTCATCATTATGATGGGACTTTGGAGTATGCTGAGCTGGGCTATTTCACCAGCACAGCAAAATTATTTAATTGAAATTGCGCCAGAATCAGCTGGTATTCAGCAAGGTTTAAATAACTCTGCGCTTCATTTAGGAATTGCACTTGGTTCAACAGTAGGTGGAGTTGTTATTGAAAAATCATCTGTTATATATAATGCTTGGGTAGGTGGTAGCTTTATTATATTAGCACTGCTTTGCGCGATTTTCTCGATTACGAGAGGACGCTCTACTCAGTTCGTGAAAGAAGAATCTATCGTTTGA
- a CDS encoding acetyl-CoA C-acetyltransferase has product MREAVIVAGARTPIGKAKRGSLKTVRPDDLGALVVKETLKRANYEGPIDDLIFGCAMPEAEQGLNMARNIGGLAGLSYDVPAITINRYCSSGLQSIAYGAERIMLGHSEAVLSGGAESMSLVPMMGHVVRPNSRLVEAAPEYYMGMGHTAEQVAVKYGISREEQDAFAVRSHQRAAKALAAGNFADETVSVDVTLRSVGSNNKLQEETIIFAQDEGVRAETTLDILGKLRPAFNVRGSVTAGNSSQMSDGAASVLLMDREKAVSDGMKPLAKFRSFAVAGVPPEVMGIGPIAAIPKALKLAGLELSDIGLFELNEAFASQSIQVIRELGLDEEKVNVNGGAIALGHPLGCTGAKLTLSLIHEMKRRNEQFGIVTMCIGGGMGAAGVFELL; this is encoded by the coding sequence ATGAGAGAAGCTGTCATTGTTGCGGGAGCAAGAACACCAATTGGAAAAGCAAAGAGGGGTTCATTAAAAACAGTTCGTCCTGACGATCTAGGGGCGTTAGTAGTAAAGGAAACGTTAAAGCGTGCAAATTATGAAGGACCAATCGATGATTTAATTTTCGGTTGTGCGATGCCAGAAGCAGAACAAGGTTTAAATATGGCTCGTAATATCGGCGGACTAGCAGGACTTTCTTACGATGTTCCAGCTATTACAATTAACCGTTACTGTTCTTCTGGTTTACAAAGTATTGCTTACGGAGCAGAGCGCATTATGCTTGGTCACTCTGAAGCTGTATTATCAGGCGGAGCGGAATCAATGAGTTTAGTTCCAATGATGGGACACGTTGTTCGTCCGAACAGTCGCCTTGTAGAAGCGGCTCCAGAATATTATATGGGTATGGGACATACAGCAGAGCAAGTTGCTGTGAAATATGGAATTTCTCGTGAAGAGCAAGATGCATTTGCAGTAAGAAGTCATCAACGTGCTGCCAAAGCATTAGCGGCAGGAAACTTTGCTGATGAAACAGTATCTGTAGATGTGACATTACGCTCGGTTGGCTCAAACAATAAACTGCAAGAAGAAACAATCATTTTCGCACAAGACGAAGGTGTAAGAGCAGAGACGACGCTAGACATTTTAGGTAAATTACGTCCAGCATTTAACGTTCGCGGTTCTGTAACAGCTGGTAACTCTTCACAAATGAGTGACGGTGCAGCATCTGTACTATTAATGGATCGTGAAAAAGCAGTGAGCGATGGCATGAAGCCACTTGCGAAATTCCGTTCATTTGCAGTAGCTGGCGTACCACCAGAAGTAATGGGAATCGGCCCAATCGCTGCAATTCCAAAAGCGTTAAAACTAGCTGGCTTAGAGCTATCTGATATTGGCTTATTCGAACTAAATGAAGCATTCGCTTCTCAATCGATCCAAGTTATTCGTGAACTTGGTTTAGATGAAGAAAAAGTAAACGTAAACGGTGGTGCAATCGCACTTGGACATCCACTTGGCTGTACAGGAGCAAAACTAACACTATCTCTTATTCACGAAATGAAACGCCGCAACGAACAATTCGGTATCGTAACAATGTGTATTGGCGGCGGAATGGGAGCAGCGGGAGTATTTGAATTACTATAA
- a CDS encoding 3-hydroxyacyl-CoA dehydrogenase/enoyl-CoA hydratase family protein yields MFQIKKAAVLGSGVMGSGIAAHLANIGIPTLLLDIVPPALTKEEEAKGLTLEHKSVRNRFSNTAVQKLLKQKPAPLTVKGNLALIEAGNLEDDLELLADVDWIIEVVVENLDIKKKLFEKVDAVRKPGSIVSSNTSGISVEKMAEGRSDDFQKHFLGTHFFNPPRYLKLLEVIPTKETDPQVLSFMKLFGEDVLGKGVVIAKDTPNFIGNRIGTYGLLVTLQEMIKRGYSIGEVDSVTGPLIGRPKSATFRTLDVVGLDTFVHVANNVYENVQEEERDVFKVPAFMHDMLEKKWLGSKTGQGFFLKQGKEILELNPETMEYEARKKLKAASVELSKQEKGLANKLKALVYAKDRAGELLWNIITPTLLYSAKLHKEIADDIVAIDQAMKWGFGWEQGPFEVWDAIGVEKSAQKMEENGVVVPTWVKEMLEKGFTTFYKHDNGDSYYYDNGEYKLIERNKKAISLKQLKAKNGVLKKNSGASLIDLGDGILCLEFHSKSNAIGMDITQMINYAVDEVEKNYKGLVIGNQSKNFCVGANLAMILMEAQDDNYFEIEWVVKNFQDAMTKIKYSSKPVVAAPYGMTLGGGTEVCLPAASIQASSETYMGLVEVGVGLIPGGGGNKELYIKHLNKMPNGVEFDLQKVANKVFESVAMAKVSTSAQEAVSNNFLGDKDGISVNGDHLLYDAKQKALALYEAGYKAPIRKKIPVVGETGYATLVLGAEAMHLSGYISEHDLHIAKKLAYVIAGGKVPYGTEVDEQYLLDVEREAFISLVSEMKSQARMQHMLVKGKPLRN; encoded by the coding sequence ATGTTCCAAATTAAAAAGGCTGCTGTTCTAGGTTCAGGCGTAATGGGTTCGGGAATTGCGGCACACTTAGCTAATATTGGTATTCCGACATTATTGCTTGATATTGTACCACCTGCGCTTACGAAAGAAGAGGAAGCGAAGGGACTTACATTAGAACATAAAAGTGTGAGAAATCGTTTTAGTAATACGGCTGTACAGAAACTATTGAAGCAAAAACCAGCTCCTCTGACAGTGAAAGGAAATCTAGCACTGATTGAAGCAGGTAACTTAGAAGATGATCTTGAGCTTCTTGCTGATGTAGATTGGATTATTGAAGTAGTAGTTGAAAACTTAGATATTAAAAAGAAATTATTTGAAAAAGTAGACGCTGTTCGTAAACCAGGTTCTATTGTAAGCTCGAATACGTCAGGTATTTCAGTTGAAAAAATGGCAGAAGGTCGTTCAGACGACTTCCAGAAACACTTCTTAGGCACACACTTTTTTAACCCACCACGATATTTAAAACTTCTAGAAGTAATACCGACGAAAGAAACAGATCCACAAGTATTAAGCTTCATGAAACTATTTGGCGAAGACGTTCTTGGAAAAGGCGTTGTTATCGCAAAAGACACACCAAACTTTATTGGAAACCGCATCGGTACGTACGGTTTATTAGTAACTCTTCAAGAGATGATAAAACGCGGCTACAGCATTGGGGAAGTTGATTCTGTAACAGGCCCACTTATTGGTCGTCCAAAGAGCGCAACGTTCCGTACATTAGATGTTGTCGGTTTAGATACATTCGTACACGTTGCAAATAACGTATATGAAAACGTACAAGAAGAAGAGCGTGATGTATTTAAAGTACCAGCTTTCATGCATGACATGCTTGAGAAAAAATGGCTTGGAAGTAAAACGGGTCAAGGCTTCTTCTTAAAACAAGGAAAAGAAATTTTAGAATTAAATCCTGAAACGATGGAATACGAAGCGCGTAAAAAATTAAAAGCTGCATCCGTAGAGTTAAGTAAACAAGAAAAAGGATTAGCGAATAAATTGAAAGCGCTTGTATACGCGAAAGACCGTGCAGGAGAGTTGTTATGGAACATCATTACACCAACTCTTTTATACTCTGCAAAACTTCATAAAGAAATTGCTGACGATATCGTTGCAATTGACCAAGCGATGAAGTGGGGCTTCGGCTGGGAGCAAGGACCGTTTGAAGTTTGGGATGCAATCGGCGTTGAAAAATCTGCTCAAAAGATGGAAGAAAACGGCGTAGTCGTTCCTACTTGGGTGAAAGAAATGTTAGAGAAAGGTTTCACTACTTTCTATAAACATGATAACGGCGATAGCTACTATTACGATAATGGCGAATATAAGCTAATCGAGCGTAATAAAAAAGCAATTTCTCTTAAGCAATTAAAAGCGAAAAATGGTGTATTAAAGAAAAATAGCGGAGCGAGCTTAATTGATTTAGGCGACGGCATCCTTTGCTTAGAGTTCCATTCGAAGAGCAATGCAATCGGTATGGATATTACGCAAATGATTAACTACGCTGTTGATGAAGTAGAAAAGAATTATAAAGGTCTTGTTATCGGTAACCAATCGAAGAACTTCTGCGTTGGTGCGAACCTAGCGATGATCTTAATGGAAGCGCAAGATGACAACTACTTTGAAATTGAGTGGGTTGTGAAAAACTTCCAAGATGCAATGACGAAAATTAAGTACTCTTCTAAGCCAGTTGTAGCAGCACCATATGGTATGACGCTTGGCGGAGGTACAGAAGTTTGCTTACCAGCAGCTAGCATTCAAGCTTCTAGTGAAACGTATATGGGCTTAGTAGAAGTTGGTGTTGGCTTAATCCCTGGCGGAGGCGGTAATAAAGAGTTATACATTAAACACTTAAATAAAATGCCAAACGGTGTAGAGTTTGATCTGCAAAAAGTTGCGAATAAAGTGTTCGAATCTGTAGCGATGGCGAAAGTTTCTACATCAGCACAAGAAGCTGTATCGAACAACTTCTTAGGCGATAAAGACGGTATTAGTGTGAATGGTGATCACTTACTATATGATGCGAAACAGAAAGCACTTGCTTTATATGAAGCTGGCTATAAAGCACCGATTCGTAAAAAGATACCAGTTGTTGGTGAAACAGGATATGCAACTCTTGTACTTGGTGCAGAAGCAATGCATTTATCAGGTTACATTTCTGAACATGATCTTCACATTGCGAAGAAACTTGCATATGTCATTGCGGGCGGAAAAGTGCCGTACGGAACAGAAGTTGATGAGCAGTATTTATTAGATGTAGAACGTGAAGCATTTATTAGCTTAGTAAGTGAGATGAAATCACAAGCAAGAATGCAGCACATGCTTGTAAAAGGAAAGCCATTACGTAACTAA
- a CDS encoding YusU family protein, with the protein MNEKFNEQFDGLLEKYTELLLGESSEERKEQVQKWALYSYIAKTMPALVKHWNETYPDAKEEMVQLITDIKRLNEEKRNEQ; encoded by the coding sequence ATGAATGAAAAGTTTAACGAGCAGTTTGACGGGTTACTAGAGAAATACACTGAGCTGTTACTTGGAGAGAGTAGCGAAGAGAGAAAAGAACAGGTACAGAAGTGGGCACTGTATTCTTACATAGCGAAGACGATGCCAGCATTAGTGAAGCATTGGAATGAGACATATCCAGATGCGAAAGAAGAGATGGTGCAGTTAATTACGGATATTAAAAGGCTGAATGAAGAGAAGCGAAATGAGCAGTGA
- a CDS encoding methyl-accepting chemotaxis protein, translating to MLRSLRLKIAVVFSVLISMMFVILGTAVYQLQKEKEVRSLDEYSQNAMDLVTEQLTTFVQRTDEDMGYYANSEMIRNMLQGGVTPEEEAFLTKEFAEYKKNHPGILDLYIGTKDKKTLSANLAEGGQVPEGYDPTTRPWYKDSEADVKKVHWGQPSYEIATGKLSVGVSKAITAQDGSVLGVVAMDVSLGTIQKLLHNIQYNNDGEMFIINDKNMALVYPEKIGKDVSKEPLIKSLNKEVTKYAVTTIKGEDVVVYSQSFDTMKWTIGIFYPKETIDGLLNSTRNTVIIMACISLLVGIVASYLFSRRLARPLQLLKNHVQKVAEGDLTLRMKVTSKDEVGELTKHFNDMVEQMNEMVSKIKNSVSTVQQSTNSLHYLTNETVAASREVSGAMDDVSGGASTLANSVDEVSAQLENMAESVEQMNSSVDEIKGVAGKAEEASKQGLNTMRNLVRTRGQSSSIVVHTEEASGKLEQRVGSIQNVVELIKGISDQTNLLALNASIEAARAGEQGKGFAVVAEEVRKLAEQSKEATGEITTMIGDVQVEVKRVVEVVSKLKDIADVQNKVTTEAEMEFRTIMSVVNTISTSVEKIVEEVHNIGYEQGEITAVMHTIAGTSQESAAVSEEVHAATESQVNHLEKVAHTMESLTEHMRDLERLVEQFKVEE from the coding sequence ATGTTAAGAAGTTTACGTTTAAAAATTGCGGTAGTGTTTTCAGTACTTATTTCTATGATGTTCGTAATATTGGGTACAGCTGTGTATCAATTACAGAAAGAAAAGGAAGTGCGTTCTTTAGACGAGTATTCTCAAAATGCGATGGATCTTGTGACAGAGCAACTTACGACATTTGTTCAAAGAACGGATGAAGATATGGGGTATTACGCGAACAGTGAGATGATTCGTAACATGCTTCAAGGTGGGGTTACTCCAGAAGAGGAAGCATTTTTAACAAAAGAGTTTGCGGAGTATAAAAAGAATCATCCTGGTATTTTAGATTTATATATTGGTACGAAAGATAAAAAAACATTAAGTGCCAATCTTGCTGAAGGTGGGCAAGTGCCAGAAGGATATGATCCAACGACAAGACCATGGTATAAAGATTCAGAGGCTGATGTAAAAAAGGTCCATTGGGGACAACCTTCTTATGAAATTGCAACAGGAAAGTTAAGTGTAGGTGTTTCTAAAGCAATTACAGCTCAAGATGGATCTGTATTAGGCGTTGTTGCGATGGATGTATCGCTTGGGACGATTCAGAAGTTGCTTCACAATATTCAATACAATAATGACGGAGAAATGTTTATTATAAATGATAAAAATATGGCTCTTGTTTATCCAGAAAAGATAGGGAAAGATGTTTCAAAAGAGCCACTTATAAAGAGCTTAAATAAAGAAGTAACAAAATATGCGGTCACTACAATAAAAGGTGAAGATGTAGTTGTTTATAGTCAATCATTTGATACGATGAAATGGACGATAGGAATCTTTTATCCGAAAGAAACGATCGATGGGCTATTAAATAGTACGAGAAATACAGTTATTATAATGGCATGTATTAGTTTATTAGTTGGAATCGTAGCTTCCTACTTGTTCTCAAGAAGATTAGCAAGACCACTGCAACTATTAAAGAATCACGTGCAAAAAGTAGCAGAAGGCGATTTAACGCTGCGAATGAAAGTGACAAGTAAAGATGAAGTTGGAGAGTTGACGAAACACTTTAATGATATGGTTGAACAAATGAATGAAATGGTAAGTAAAATTAAAAACAGCGTATCAACGGTGCAACAATCAACGAATAGTTTACATTATTTAACGAATGAAACAGTAGCGGCTAGTAGAGAAGTTTCAGGAGCAATGGATGATGTGAGCGGAGGAGCTTCTACTCTTGCGAATAGTGTGGATGAAGTTTCTGCTCAGCTCGAAAATATGGCGGAGTCAGTGGAACAAATGAATAGCTCTGTTGATGAAATAAAAGGAGTGGCTGGCAAAGCGGAAGAGGCATCTAAGCAAGGATTAAATACAATGAGGAACTTAGTTCGTACGAGGGGACAATCATCTTCGATTGTTGTTCATACAGAAGAAGCATCCGGTAAGTTAGAACAAAGAGTTGGATCGATTCAAAATGTTGTTGAGTTAATAAAAGGTATTTCGGATCAAACAAATTTACTTGCTTTAAATGCTTCAATTGAAGCTGCCCGTGCAGGTGAGCAAGGTAAGGGATTTGCGGTTGTTGCTGAAGAGGTTCGGAAATTAGCGGAACAATCAAAAGAGGCAACAGGAGAAATTACAACGATGATTGGTGATGTGCAAGTAGAAGTAAAAAGGGTTGTAGAAGTTGTAAGTAAATTGAAAGACATTGCAGATGTGCAAAATAAAGTGACGACAGAGGCGGAAATGGAGTTCCGCACAATTATGTCAGTTGTAAATACGATTAGTACTTCAGTTGAAAAAATTGTAGAAGAGGTACATAACATAGGTTACGAGCAAGGAGAAATTACAGCGGTAATGCATACAATTGCTGGTACGAGTCAAGAAAGTGCAGCTGTTTCCGAAGAGGTACATGCTGCAACGGAATCACAGGTTAATCATTTAGAAAAGGTAGCTCACACGATGGAAAGTTTGACAGAGCATATGAGGGATTTAGAAAGATTAGTCGAGCAGTTTAAAGTGGAAGAGTAA
- a CDS encoding TrmB family transcriptional regulator, translated as MLQKFGFSQYESQAYEVVVSSNEPLDATTIVKHSGVPKAKIYEVLARLIDKGMVMDSVSEKKKLYTALPLKLAIEKLTSEFQSNIKELETNISKKSFTDDRVWSLKMQSSIRVQSKELIESAKESIRISAWNDTLLEYLPLLEQKAKQGVQIESLIVGEVETDLENMHFLIPAEEPNALERYLLLIVDDREILFAGVEQESWQAMKTMSQPFVKFFTEFFYHDVALAKITQKHHDLFMEDEEIKSLLMKLRY; from the coding sequence ATGTTACAAAAATTCGGTTTCTCACAATATGAAAGCCAAGCTTATGAAGTTGTCGTATCAAGCAATGAACCATTAGATGCTACAACAATTGTGAAGCATTCAGGTGTTCCAAAAGCAAAAATATATGAAGTGCTAGCACGCCTAATCGATAAAGGAATGGTAATGGATTCTGTTTCAGAAAAGAAGAAGCTGTATACAGCATTACCACTAAAACTAGCAATTGAAAAATTAACGTCAGAATTCCAATCAAATATTAAAGAACTGGAAACAAATATATCAAAAAAATCATTTACAGATGACCGTGTGTGGAGCTTAAAGATGCAATCTTCTATTCGAGTTCAAAGTAAAGAACTCATTGAAAGTGCAAAAGAATCAATCCGTATTTCAGCTTGGAATGATACTCTTTTAGAATATCTCCCTTTACTAGAACAAAAAGCAAAACAAGGTGTTCAAATTGAATCCCTTATTGTTGGAGAAGTAGAAACAGACTTAGAAAACATGCATTTTCTAATCCCAGCTGAAGAGCCTAATGCATTAGAGCGCTACTTGCTACTCATCGTTGACGATCGTGAAATTTTATTTGCTGGCGTAGAACAAGAGTCATGGCAAGCGATGAAAACAATGTCACAACCTTTCGTAAAGTTCTTTACAGAATTTTTCTATCACGACGTTGCACTTGCAAAGATTACCCAGAAACACCATGACCTCTTTATGGAAGATGAGGAAATTAAGAGTTTGTTGATGAAGTTAAGATACTAA